A single genomic interval of Vibrio maritimus harbors:
- a CDS encoding peroxiredoxin family protein, which yields MSTSVKLKAGDAFPSLQATLLDGSSVTLGEPKNGLTWQAVFVYRGKHCPLCTKYLNELESYKQAFADAGVDILAVSGDSKEQLEKHLEQLDVSFPLAYGLTEEQMKQLGVYISLPRSEKETDHNFAEPGLFVVNEHGNLHVVDISNNPFVRPELGALSRGLAWIRDPNNNYPIRGTLDY from the coding sequence TGCGTTTCCATCACTACAAGCAACGTTATTGGATGGTTCATCGGTCACACTTGGTGAGCCAAAAAACGGTTTAACATGGCAGGCGGTGTTTGTGTATCGCGGTAAACACTGTCCACTTTGCACCAAATACCTCAACGAACTTGAGTCTTACAAGCAAGCATTTGCTGATGCAGGTGTGGATATATTAGCGGTATCTGGCGATTCTAAAGAGCAATTAGAAAAGCATCTAGAGCAGTTGGATGTCAGCTTTCCACTGGCTTATGGTTTGACTGAAGAGCAAATGAAACAGCTTGGCGTATATATCTCTTTGCCGCGTTCTGAGAAGGAGACAGACCATAATTTCGCTGAACCAGGGCTGTTTGTGGTGAATGAGCATGGCAATCTTCATGTCGTCGACATCTCAAACAATCCGTTTGTAAGACCGGAATTAGGCGCGCTATCACGCGGTCTTGCTTGGATTCGCGATCCAAATAACAACTACCCAATTCGCGGGACGCTAGATTACTAA